The Sulfurihydrogenibium azorense Az-Fu1 genome contains the following window.
TTTTGCATACTTTAAACCTTTCTCTGTTTTTGCTTTTAAAAATTTTAGATTTTTTAGGTTGTTATGTCTTACGTTTGTTTTTGCATCTTTTACAGCTTCTTCGTTTGACTCTATACCTAAGACTTCTCTTACATAGTTAGCCAGTGGAACAGAAAACGTTCCAACTCCACAGTAAAAATCTACAGCTCTTTTATAGCCTTTATCTTTTACTTCTTGCACCACTAAATCGATAAGATTTTTTATTTGGTATATATTCACTTGGAAGAAACTATCCATGCTTACTCTGTACTTGTAGTTATCTACAGTCTCAAAAATAACATATTCTCCAAGTAGTAGCTGCCTTTTTTTTTTGTCGTAAAAACCAATACCTTTTATGTTTTCATCTATCTCATCTTTATATATTTCTATTTTCGGGATTATATTTGCAATTTGGGAGTTGTCTGGGAAGACAAATTTAATAAGTTTTTGATTTTTACTGTTTGAAAAAACTATAACTTGTGATGGACTTAAAGCGTATTTAAATAAAAACTTTTTTAAAGGGTGTATTATCTGGTTAAAATCTTCTTTTAAAAGGTAGCAGTAATCTATATCAATTACTTGATTAGAGTTTTGTCTGTAAAATCCAAAGTTTTTGCCGTCAAATTTAAACTGGACTTTAATTCTGTAGTTAAAAGGCTGTGATGGATAAACTTTCTCTATAGGTAGGTCTACTTTACCTATTCTAAGTAGCTGGTCTTTTAAGATTTCTTTTTTTATCTCTATCTGTTTTTCATAGGGTATATGTTGAAAATCACATCCTCCACATAAAGTAAAGTACTTACATACCGGCTCAACTCTTTCTGGAGATGGTTTTATTATATTTATAGGATTTGATAGGGAGTAATCTTTTTTTTCTTGGACAACTTCAATTTCAACTTCTTCTCCTTCCAAAGTGTAGGGGACAAAGTAAACTTTATCATCTTTAGCTAAACCGTATCCTCCATAGACTATCTTATCTATTTTAACTACTTTACTCATCTTCTTTTATCTCTAGAGGTAGGCTTTTATTGTTTGCTTTATCAACTGCAATCACTTTGTAAGTATCTCCTTTTTTATAAGATTTGTCTGTAAAGTAATATGTTTTCAGTGGAATTTGGTTTAAAAGATTTCCATTTTTATATATTAAATATCCTACCACATCTTTAGAATCACTTTCTTCCCAAATAAGTGTTGCTTGATTTTCTTTTACTATAATTTTTCCTCTTTTTGGTGGATTTGGTGGGAAAATATCTTTAAAAACAGTACAAACAGTCGGTGATTTTTCTGTTTCAACAGAGTTAGCTAAAGATAAAGTGTAGTAGTAGCAGTACTCTTTATCTAACTCTACATTTTGGTCTACAAATTTTTCTGAATCTGCTGTATAAGAAGCTGTAGGAATAAACTCTTCTTTGCTGTTGACTTTATAAATATTTTTTGGGTAGTTAACAGCAGGAAGATAGATTTCTACTGCATCTTCAACTAACTCTAATTTTGGAGGGTTTAGTTGTAGACTGGAAATTTCTTTTTTTGATATACATACAACTTTAGAAGGAAGACTTTCCCTTCTTTTAGTTTTTACAACTA
Protein-coding sequences here:
- a CDS encoding lipoprotein; translation: MVFRLLLTLTLIISACGVKGNPKPPPSFTPSPVENVYVKQYGNNPLVYFYYDKKYTDSNPIKEDIYFVIYKNEKRINPQILSKENLYWFIDTFEKKESCYKVVVKTKRRESLPSKVVCISKKEISSLQLNPPKLELVEDAVEIYLPAVNYPKNIYKVNSKEEFIPTASYTADSEKFVDQNVELDKEYCYYYTLSLANSVETEKSPTVCTVFKDIFPPNPPKRGKIIVKENQATLIWEESDSKDVVGYLIYKNGNLLNQIPLKTYYFTDKSYKKGDTYKVIAVDKANNKSLPLEIKEDE
- a CDS encoding class I SAM-dependent RNA methyltransferase; this encodes MSKVVKIDKIVYGGYGLAKDDKVYFVPYTLEGEEVEIEVVQEKKDYSLSNPINIIKPSPERVEPVCKYFTLCGGCDFQHIPYEKQIEIKKEILKDQLLRIGKVDLPIEKVYPSQPFNYRIKVQFKFDGKNFGFYRQNSNQVIDIDYCYLLKEDFNQIIHPLKKFLFKYALSPSQVIVFSNSKNQKLIKFVFPDNSQIANIIPKIEIYKDEIDENIKGIGFYDKKKRQLLLGEYVIFETVDNYKYRVSMDSFFQVNIYQIKNLIDLVVQEVKDKGYKRAVDFYCGVGTFSVPLANYVREVLGIESNEEAVKDAKTNVRHNNLKNLKFLKAKTEKGLKYAKDFKPEVVVFDPPRSGLNKTIIREISKIESIQKIIYISCNPSTLARDLKDFKEYGFNPLKVSMVDMFPQTHHIESVVVLEKF